tCAGCTCACCGTCGGTCAGGCCACAGCTGCTAAGTTTCCTCGCTCCTCCCAACAGGGTCAGAGCTCCACCGGAGGTAGAAGCTCCTCCCGAACACACACCAGCACGTGCCACGTACACTCCATCAAAGTAGTTGACTGACCATGCACACGTGTCTCACAGAAAGTGTTTCTCATCTAGTCtagattttaattttaatgcaTCCTATGCAACAATCACAGAAATAGTTAGCTTGGCATTAGCGTCAAGTCCATTTTGTTGAAGTATCTTGAAATGAATTTGCCCTTGCGGTCTACATTTGAAGTCAACATTAGATTTTTCAGCTTCCATTCATGAATGTGAAAGGCATTTTCTGAGCAGTAGCATTTTCCTCAGGAAAATACTGCATAGGCACAGGTGTTTAGAACAGCAGATGTCAATGTTTTGTAATTATTACCAGCTGGACAGAGCTGAGAATTGCAAAATGGACATTTATTTCTATCAAAAAGTTGAACTTTAAATTATGCACAGATGAGACTGTattgaaatgtgtaaaatcacAAGTATTTTTGTTATTGATGTTTTCAATTGAGGATTGACCGTCCAGCAGTTGTTGTTTACCAGTAAGTTGTTTAGTTTACTAAACCAAAGCCATATATTAATGATCTcaggcattttgtttttaaataaattattttacTGCTAAGTTCCAGTACAGATGAGTAGTTGACAATAATATAAATGTGGAGTTGTTTTGTCAGTCAGTTGCAGTGTTCATTCTCATGAAATGCTGCAGCTCTTACTGCTGGAACTCTCTGCCTCCATTCGGATCTTATCTGTAAGACAAattaacattttctgtattaaaagTTTGGCACACATCCCCGGGCAGCACAGCTACATGTTTCTAAATTTCTCAGTatattttctttgaaaaaatCTCAACTGAATGTACCTGCAGCTTTCCTGTTCCCTGTCAGGATGAGGCCCTGGTAAAGTTCTTTAGCGGTGCTCTTCTGAGCCAACTCCTCCCCATGGAGCCAGATCAGCAGCATCCTGTTCCCATGCTCTTTATAGCTGTGCTGACCTGTGGACAAACATGCACTGCACTGTAGAGTCACGAAAACAATTCAACTAGTAAAAATAACCAAACATTGCCTCTGTGCATTTgaagataaaacagaaaaatgaaatagcCAGTCTGTTTGAAACAGtgaagtcagtcagtgtgagtTGTGTCACCTATCCACTGCTCCTCGATGGCCAACACTTGAGCCTGAGTGAAGCCCCAGTGTTTGGCCAGTCTTTTCCAGTCTCCTGCTTTCAGGAGCTCGTACGCCAGGCGCCAGGCCATCAAACGGAGCTGCTTGGTCTCAGAGCGGTGGTCGAGCTTAAATGTTAGCGGATACTCGCTGTGAACGCTCTCATTAAGCTCGGGGTTGGCCTGAAAGGGCAATTAAATCATGTCAGCAGATTGATAAAGGCCACAAGcctcagagagcagaggggCATGGGAAGGGATTATTGGAAAGGCACTCACACATGATTAGCAATATCAGTGTCTGAGTTGAATATTTTGAAATTCATAATTAAATTGGTGGTAAATTGGCTGTCAAATGTTTCTGGGTTGTGAGTCATATTTTATCGTGGATGCTTTAATAGCATTAGAGGGGATTCAAGTAATCTAGATTGTGACGTTAGGAAATGAATCATATGTGATGAATGTAGTTATTGATTTCGGATTATAGCACACGcattaaaacagtaaaagttACACATATCATTTCATTATCTCTCACCGTCCTCCAGGCGCAGTATCTTTCTGCTTTGATGATCATGTCCACAATAATCACCTCATCTGCTCTGACTGCCACACCCAGAGCCGTCTTACCCTGCTGCTCCAaatccaacacacacaacaaaatacTCTAATTAAAAAGTATCAGGTTTAGAATTATGTATCATGCTGCTGGCATGAAATAACTTGTGGCAACTACACTATGCTAGCTCTCACaaattgtgtttgtgagaaTTCATACCTTATCCTGGAGTGTCAGATCTAACCCGGCTTTAAGAAGCATCTCCACCACCTCTATTTTGGCCAGCTCTGCTGCATGATGCATAGCAGTCTGGGACCTCTAGCAGTTTGTGGCAAAGGACAGGACAatacaacacagcaaacattttctctatttatttattttcttgtataTAGTTTGGCTAGCATCttattttttcctgtgttgGTAGGGAGATCATACCTTATCTGTGACATTAATGTCGCAGCCAGCCTTCAGTAGAGAATGGATCACAGGGATATGACTGTTCTTCACTGCCAGGTGGAGAGGAGCCTCTAGGTGCTGAAAGCAAGAATATCCTGTTAGACAACAAGAGCCTAAAAAATGAGCTGTTAGCTTTAAGAGGAAATATGTAAAATTACAATGCAGAgtgtctgcagcacagctgatgtgtgtgtgatctgtgttACCAGAAAACTTTCCTGAAAGAGTGTACTACTGCCACCTAGCTTGCGTTTGCTTACTTGATTCCTAAAGTCTGTATTGGCTTTGTACTCTAAGAGGAGCTGGACAAGAGATGTGTCTCCTCTTTGTGAAACTGGATGGAGAGCACTGCATTTGGCCTACAAGAGATGCAAGAGAGGAAGATTTGGTTGTAGGTCTTTAATCACAGTGAAATATTTTTATTAACAACCGTGTTGTACCGTTGTGAGGATGTCAGGGTCACAGCCAGCCTCCAGCAGGACCAGTACACATCCCTCCTGACCATTCTCTGCAGCTTGGTACAGAGCTGTCTCACCATCCTGCAACACACAAGATCCAGCAAAAATGTTGTAGTGGTGCTTGATAACCAttacagaagaaaataaaaagtcttCTCAGGTAGGTGGCGATTTAAAATAACTAAGctcacaaaaaacaacaatgcttTCAGGCCTGGAACCAACTAGAATTCACAAGTCAACCAACAATAGccaaaacaaatatttgacaCTGGCTTGTGCTGATTTTTCTTGGGAATCTTCTCAACATTTCTAATTATTTAATAGCAGGTAATGGCTGCAATCATAATTCAGATAATATCCATCATAAAGCTCTGATCCCCGTTAGAAGaactgagagaagaagagggaccAAGTAAATTTTATTAAGCATAATTTACCAGTCAGAGCTGAAGTTCAGGTCAGAACTCAGTTTACCTTGTTGTATAGTAGTACCAGTGGTAGTAACCAAAGTGGAGGCACCATCCAGCAGTGGATTAGccactgaacacacagtcacaaaccaTAGAGAGGATGTTTACACTGATCGTCTACCATATTGACTTCATTCCGAGTatcaaagctctgcagcagcagttggaCGGCGTCCAAATGGTCGTTCCTGGCAGCAAAGTGCAGGGGCGTGTCTCCTCTCTGgcagaagggagggaggaaacaaCTCGCATCAAAGAGTGTTTGACTTTGAGCTTTCCTGCAGGTGTGACACGCAAATGTGCACTCGGACACGTGAGCATAAATAACCATCGACTGTAAATAGATgcaaacaaaccacaaacacataaacaagtccacacacaccttgttAGGCTTCATGGTGGCCATATTGTACGGGCCCATCAGCAATTCTAATGTATCAACACACCCATGCTCTGCCGCCAATGCAAATGCCCGGTTTCCTGACTGAAGAAGGAGAATTGGAGTACAAACAACCACATTTACTGCATGTACCTTGATAGTCTTAAATGATTTAATTTATGGCAAATTCATGTAAAGTAGATACCTGGTCTTCTTTGTCCAGTTCCTTCATCTGCAGGTCATCAACAATATACTCTATAATATCTGTGTGGTTGTTGATGGCAGCACAGTGCATGATGTTCAGTCCTTCCTGGTATggaaaaaagcaaattaaaaagtagaaaacatttttgttttaattaagcAGTGTGAACTTACCTGTTATTGTCAAAGAACAGTTCATTTATACAGCATCTTAATACAAAGCAAGGGATTTTGCACCAACATacctcacaaagacagacatttatGTTCTGTATGCACATACAAGCACTATGGAGGACCCTCCTGCTTTTAATAATTTCCGCCCAGTCTCTTTACCCCTGCTTGGACGCATACTTGCAGGCATGAGGCCCACCAGCTGTCAGCTTGATATAATACCAACAAAGCTCCTAAAACATTTTGAAGCAGTTCCTAGCATACTGATGAGTCCTCTAGCCACAGGTACACTCCCATCTTATTTTAAAACACTCCTTAAGGGGCCAGTTCATGACTTGGCTACTTCAAATCATTTTAGGCCAATTTCGAAGCTTTCTTTCCATCTGAAGTTTTAGAAACAGTTTCCTTTAATCAGATAAAGGCCCTTTTAAACCAGAACAATGCTTTTGAGAAATTCCAGTTATAGCTCTGTGATCATTCTTCTATGAGTGACAAATGAGCTCTTCTGTGATGTGGATGCTGGTAAATTCTCTGTTTTAAGTCTTCTAGCTCTCAGTGCAGCTTTTGACAATGTTGACCACACCATTCTCCTCGACTGCTTTACGAGAAGGGTCTGCATGTCTGAGTCTGCCATTGATTGGTTCCATTCTTAGATGTAAAACGGAGGTTTCGCTGTTTCCAATGCCAGCTCATCTGCAAATACTTTATGTGGTGTTCCACAAGGTTCAGTTTTAGGGCCACTTCTTTACTGTCTTTGCACGCTCCCACCGGGAAGAATCATCCAAACTCATAACATCTCTTTTCACTGATACACATATGATACTCTGATCTAACTCCCTTTCAATCCCCCAAATGAGGCTGATGTAACTCGACTCAACAACTCAACAAAAACTGTCTCCAAGATGCTGACTGTTTGGCTCATGATTTCCTTCAGTTATATCAGGACAAGACAGAAATCCTACTCTTTGGCCCCCCACATCATACATCTGAGGTTTATTCTGAGATGATCCTGATGAGCTGAGATGATAGTCAGAATTAATCAACACGTCTCAGTTAtagattaaatgttttttttgaatataaatattgccaaagaaaaaaagacccATGTCCCAATTTGTGggtatttttgtgtgttattgAGAAACAGTAGAACAAAACTTCCTGCTTCTTTACCTCGTTCTCAACCTTCTGTTCGGCCCCAGCCTGCACTAATAACTTCAGGATCTCCAAACTGCCAAACCAGGCAGCCAAATGAATGGGTGCCACACCGTACTGTCAGGCACAGAACACAAAATGGAGAGTTGTGATTACTTTATAATATTACACAAGCTGTTATGTGTGGCTCAGGTTTTCAGATGGCATTTCAAACCGTGTCACCTTGTCCTTTTGGTCCACCCTGACCCTGCGCTGTAGAAGAAGCTGCACAGCTTCCTTATTTTTCCCAGCTACTGCAAAGTGGAGGGCAGTCCTATCATGCTGAGGCAAACAACAGAATCAGTATCTTATCCATTTAATATAGATTTTTACAAAATCCCAGAAATTGCctgcctttgtgtctgtgtgagggaTATTATACAATGCAGTATACTGAGATGCCAATAAAGGTTTCTCTGCTTAGACCTACCACATTCCTCGCATTGGCGTTCAGCCTTTTTCCTAAAATCTTCATGGTCTCCACATCATTTCTCTTAGCTGCTTCCATAAACTGCTTCTCTGTGTCAAGCACTGCACAGCAGAAAGGAAGGATTTTACAACGCAGGGTTGGATTTACatatggatatatatatatactataaTATTTAATATGCATGAAAGCATGTACTCGGCTTAATATACAACTAGATGATGTGTGAAGCATTTACAATGAGTCAAAACCTCTACAGGAGCATGCTGGAAGGTAAAGAGAGTCGTATTGGTTTTAGGTTTCAGCCTTGTGCAAATATAGTGTGTTTCTTTCTACAGGTATACGGTCTGTACACCACAATGAATAGATAATAATTAACTCTAGCTTTAACACTTTAAACTCACAGGCTCAGCTCTGAACAGGAGATCCTTTAAGCTCCATAATGTTCTACAATTTAATTCTCCGTAAAGCcacattcatttattctgcATGTTGTCTCATTTCACTTGTTCTTGCATACTCACACATCTCGTTGTTGTCAAAGCTGTTGTCTGTATCTTTGTCCGAGTGCTTGTTCATTATGAAGTCAGCAAATCCCCTCACCGTCTCCTGTCTCATCCACTTTCGAGGGTCCAAATCTTCCTTCGTAGGACAATGCTTCTTCAGCATCGCCCTCATAGCCACAGCTTTTCTCTCCATTGGGAAGCTCTTCAAATGACCTCTTTGTGTAACTAAGGTGGGCTTGGTGTAATTTAATAAACAGCCGAGTATccacagaaagcaaaacaaatatcTGAGGAGAAACAGATCACACAGAACCCATTTTTACCCGGTTTCATGTAGTTCCTGTCCTCAAACAGTGAACAACATTCCTTGAAGTGGAAGTGTACTCCTATTTTCTTAATGCCCGAGGCTGGTCCATGTTTACTTTCCCTGCTCACACCCTTGAGAGACTGCTGATAGTGCCAGAGAATATCGAACATGTCACTCTTCATCTGTGTAGCATGACGAGTAGGTGGCGCTGGTATTGCTTCCTTTATATCATGGCTTGAATAACATGAAGATGTTATACAaaatttttagtttttttttttgctttattttccaTGAAACACTGTGAAGTGTTCAGAAAGGATTAAAATGAAGGCTAACTTGTGTGGGGAGGTTTTTGACTAGTTACACATCCTCTTTTTCAGCAGTGTTTACTATTCACGCAGCCTGATGCAATAGAGCCTTTTGCTTCTTGTCGCTGTGCAGTTTCACCTGGAGAAAACACTCCATCATAAACTTACTTTAAACCAGTCTAAATCTGTGTTTCGTCTAAATTAATGGAGAATGGATGGTAATTAATTGTAAAATCACCCAAAGAGAAATTTCACATTGGTCATTTATTTCAACTTTGATTTACACGATAGAATGATTCTCTTATCTTCATTAAACATTTATAGTATTATCATTGGCAAACATGATAAATACAACAACTACTGAAGATATCTGAATAAAATAACTTcatgaaaatatattaaaaagcTTACACTGGAATCTTAGCATGTAATAAGTACCTGCATGGTCCATTTAGCATACACTCAAATAAAAGGCTTCTCTTAGGCAATGAAAATGGCATTGACAGACAACACGGTCATAAATATTTCCATTAATTTGCcagaattaaaacaaacagtatttttctttgtcacttttAATTTTTTGTCTAGTGCATGGCttatggaaaacaaaaaagacatacCAGTGCAAATAATTAGCTTCTTGTATCAGCAATTTTTGAGTGCAATGACTGTGAGGACAGTTTGAGCCATCGAGTCCAGAGCATGACTAAAACctgaccaaacaaacaaattcaaatgTCTCCATTTCCTGCAGAAAACTTCTTCAGTTCACATGAGGATGGACGTTCTGTGTGTGA
This Chaetodon auriga isolate fChaAug3 chromosome 5, fChaAug3.hap1, whole genome shotgun sequence DNA region includes the following protein-coding sequences:
- the ankdd1b gene encoding uncharacterized protein ankdd1b — protein: MERKAVAMRAMLKKHCPTKEDLDPRKWMRQETVRGFADFIMNKHSDKDTDNSFDNNEMLLDTEKQFMEAAKRNDVETMKILGKRLNANARNVHDRTALHFAVAGKNKEAVQLLLQRRVRVDQKDKYGVAPIHLAAWFGSLEILKLLVQAGAEQKVENEEGLNIMHCAAINNHTDIIEYIVDDLQMKELDKEDQSGNRAFALAAEHGCVDTLELLMGPYNMATMKPNKVGDTPLHFAARNDHLDAVQLLLQSFDTRNEVNMDGETALYQAAENGQEGCVLVLLEAGCDPDILTTAKCSALHPVSQRGDTSLVQLLLEYKANTDFRNQHLEAPLHLAVKNSHIPVIHSLLKAGCDINVTDKRSQTAMHHAAELAKIEVVEMLLKAGLDLTLQDKQGKTALGVAVRADEVIIVDMIIKAERYCAWRTANPELNESVHSEYPLTFKLDHRSETKQLRLMAWRLAYELLKAGDWKRLAKHWGFTQAQVLAIEEQWIGQHSYKEHGNRMLLIWLHGEELAQKSTAKELYQGLILTGNRKAADKIRMEAESSSSKSCSIS